The segment ATTGTCTCTGCCAAGTTTGCTGAGTAGTCATAATGGATAGACTCAATCGTGAGCAACTCACAATCCTACCACTCACTGAACGCCGACACAAGATGACGGTGGCAGATGTCTATGCGTTAGATGCAGAACCGCCACCCTATGAAAACCCACACATCCATACTGTTGCAGATCGGATTGTCGGGGCACATCGCGCCGGAAAACAGGTCATCTGGATGATGGGCGCGCACGTCATGCGGCGTGGTAACTCTCACTTTATCATTGATTTGATGGAACGTGGTATTATCACGCATGTTGCCGCCAACGGCGCGTGTGCCATCCACGACTTTGAACTCGCGCACATCGGGGCAACGCTCGAAGATGTTGAAGACTATATATGGGACGGTAAGTTCGGCAATTGGGAGGAGACAGGACGCTACCTCAACGAGGCAATTGTTCGGGGGTATCAGGATAAACTCGGTTTCGGAGAAGCCGTCGGTCGATTAATCCAAGAAGGTGAACAGGGTATCCCTTTTCCGCATCGCGATGTGAGCATGTTCGCCGCTGCGTATCGGTTAGGTGTGCCGTTCACCGTTCACAAAGGCATCGGCTATGACATCATTGATCAGCATCCTTCCGCTGATTACGCCGCCATGGGGTGGACAACAGGCGAGGATTTCCTTCGGTTTGCGCACAGTGTCTCACAATTAGAAGGCGGGGTTTTTCTGAATCTGGGTTCCGCTGTCATGGGACCTGAAGTCTATCTCAAAAGCCTCTCAATGGCACGCAACATCGCAACTCAGCGCGGTGAAGAAATTCGGCGTTTCACGACTGCAAACTTCGACCTGATTGATTTCCCCGATTTCCAAGACGAGGGAGAGACAACCGATGCACACTACTACCACCGCCCCAAAAAGACAATCCTCATCCGCACAGTGAAAGATGGCGGTGAAGGCTACCACATCTCCGGCGATTTCTCAGAGACTGTCCCACAGTTATACCGTTTGATAACTATCTCTCTGTAAATGGTTTATTTGTTCAGTCATTGTTCTAAAATAAATAAATCGCACATTTCACGTCTATGTTAATAAACGCTGCTCCGATGTCCAACTTCGTGAACAATAATCTCTCTTGTGTGCCTATTAAAGGTATAGATAACTCGGTAAGCATCAGCAATGCGTAAACGGAACTTGCCTCTATGGGGATCTCGGAGAGCTTCGTGGCGATGTGTATCGCAATTTTCGCATAACCGTTCCAATTTATTGAGGATTCGTGTTCGGATAGTGACATCTAAACGCCGTAAATTTGACCTTGCACGTGCCCTGAACTCTAACGTGTACATTTCAACTTAACCCCGAGCTCTTTGGCAACCTCCTCAAGTGAAATCAATTCAGCCGTGCCAGCTTCAACCTCTGCAACGCTCCGTTCTAACCTCTCAGCCACTTCCGGACGCAATTCCAACCCCTCATCGGGATCATAGTAGTAATCTTCAAGAAACTGCTCTAACTCCAGATAGCACACGAAAAACTCAAAAAACGCAGATTTCAACTGATCTGTCATGGCAACCGATGGTGCTGCCTTCTGTAGTTTTGCAACTCGCTCGCGCGCTGCAAAAAGTTCCCAATTCGTAAGCGTTTCCATCAGCGCACGGAATTCGTCATCCGATAGTGCTGATACCTTTATCTCCGGTTGCGGATCGGTGATCAGCGGTCTGTCGCTCATCCGTCGTGCTATCCGTCCTGCAGGCGATGTCTTTCGCACCGCTTCGACGACTATGACGCGCTCTTGTAGCGATGCAAACGTATCACACTCTCGCAATATTGAAACCAGCTGCTCCTCAGGCTCCTCTAACTCAAATGCCAGACCACAGTAGCCTTCATAAAACTCTTGGAACTCAGTTTCCAATGCCTCCCTATCTGTATTCTCGGCAAGCAATGTGACAAGTCGTTCGCGGGATTCAAAGAGCGGACGGTCTACTATCGGCACAAGCCAAGCACTGAACTCTGCATGAGTCATTTTTGTTATGTCGTGTGTCATTGGATTCTCCTTTCGCTAACCAACCGACGCTATCTCCAAATTACCTCGCCAATGTTTTTGTAACATCCGTTTCAGCAGTTGATGCACAGGTGCGACTAACGCCGGATCCGCCTTGATTAATAGTTCCGCTTCTTTTTTCGCTGTCTCCAGAAGCGTGGCATCATGGATGATGTTCGCTATCTTAAAGTTCGGGACACCCGATTGGCGAGTGCCGAAGAATTCTCCGGGACCGCGGATATTCAAATCCGCCTCTGCGATCTTGAAACCGTTGTTGGTCCGAATCATCGCCTGAATGCGCTGATAGGAATCGTCACCTTTCGGTATAGCAACGAGATAACACGCCGATTGATGTGCACCACGTCCGACGCGTCCGCGCAATTGATGCAACTGGGACAGCCCAAACCGTTCCGCGTTTTCAATTACCATCAACGTTGCATTCGGCACGTCAATACCGACTTCAATTACGGTCGTTGAAACGAGAATATCAATGTTCCGCTCATTGAAGTTTGCCATAACTCCCTGTTTCTCGACGGATTTCATCTGTCCATGCAAAAGCCCGACGCGTAGGGTAGGGAACACCTCATTCTGAAGGTGTGTTGCCATTTCTGTAGCGGCTTTGAGTTCTTCCAATTTTTCGGACTCTTCAACGAGTGGGTAGACGATGTATGCCTGTCTGCCTCGTTGGATCTCCTTCCGAAGGTTACCGTATAACTTTTCTCGGTCCCTTTCCTTTATCCAGTAGGTCTTAATCCGCTGCCTACCGGGCGGCATCTCGTCGATAACGGACACGTTCAGGTCTCCGTAGAGTGTCAAGGCGAGTGTTCTTGGGATTGGTGTCGCTGTCATGACAAGCACATCCGGGGCTGGCGGAGGGGTAACCTGCTGTTTCAAATCACCGTTTCCCGCTTGTGCTTTGTTACGAAGTGTTGCCCGTTGCATCACGCCGAACCGGTGTTGTTCGTCGATGATAACGAGTCCGAGTTTGTGAAAATCCACACCTTCCTGTATCAACGCCTGTGTCCCAACGATGAGGTCAGCGGAACCTTTCGTGATCGCTTCTAATGCCTCTTCACGTTCTGCTCTGGGGAGGTCGCTTTTGAGAAGCACGACGTTTATTTTCCCATCGTCTTCTGTAGTTCCGTTATTTGTTTTCTGCAAGTGCTGGAGCATCTCCGAGAGGTTGTAATAGTGCTGCTCTGCGAGGATTTCAGTCGGCACCATGAGCGCGCCTTGATACCCGTTTTCAATTGCACAGAGCAACGCCATCGCTGCGACAACAGTTTTGCCAGAACCGACATCCCCCTGAATCAATCGATTCATGACGTTTTTCTTCCGCATATCGTCCTGGATTTCAGCGAAGACCCGTTTTTGCGCGTTGGTGAGTTCGTAGGGAAGCGATGCGACGAAATCACGTAACAGTGCCGGAACATTTTCCCCTGTTTCTGTGCCAACTTGGAACGCGATACCGTCCTCTGAGGTCCGGTGTTCCTTTTTCATCTCCATTCCAAGACTGAGGAGAAAAAATTCCTCAAAGGCGAGTCGTTTTTGTGCTGCTTTTCGATGCGCTTCTGATGTCGGAAAATGGATCTCGTTGATCGCGGATTGCCTGTCAATCAAGCCTTGACGTTGGCGGAGCGCGAGCGGTAAAATTTCTGGGATCTGTTGTCCATATTCATCGAGTGCGGTGCGCATCCACATACGCATCATTTTCGCCGTGAGTTTCGCTGTGAGTGGATATTTCGGGACAATCCGTTTGGTGTGAATCAGCCCTTGTGTCTCATCGCTTTCCTCGAATAGTTCAAACTCGTAATCGGTCGCTTGGATTTCATTGTAACGACGCGTGAATTTGCCGCTGACGACAACTTCGGTATCTACAGGAAGCAATCCCTTCATAACGCCGATGCGTCTCCCGAAGTTGACGAGCATAGCGACACCCGTTCCGTCGAAAATTGAGACCTTACCGATGCGTTTTCCCTTTGCAGTCGGAGAAGAGGTATGACTGACGACCTTACCTTGGATGGTCTCCGGTTCATCATCTTCCCGTCTTCCCACTCTGTAAATTTCTATCATCTTGGAGCGATCAATATAATCGCGAGGGTAGTATGCGAGGAATTCACCAACCGTTTGGAGATTGAGTTCTTCCCGAAGCATACTGGCGCGGCGGGGACCAATGCCTTTGAGATACTGGAGCGGTTCGCCTAAGAAATCGAG is part of the Candidatus Poribacteria bacterium genome and harbors:
- the recG gene encoding ATP-dependent DNA helicase RecG, with translation MDNFTKILTTIRRPFQQELRKGCKDDVVVNGLGSYVQLWVKNGDAFVLDGTQKETLKGLASLFENYEGLSPTERQRTLEEATKRIDDILRQAPQNFSTEGSPPTRPEPTTQRTSAKKNGQQTEMLPLFQGIERPSERPPIKQEEPVEQTPDTKQKESLPLFQSVEASPQHLESTPTEEVEEPVPIPDTAVGTDITALDFLGEPLQYLKGIGPRRASMLREELNLQTVGEFLAYYPRDYIDRSKMIEIYRVGRREDDEPETIQGKVVSHTSSPTAKGKRIGKVSIFDGTGVAMLVNFGRRIGVMKGLLPVDTEVVVSGKFTRRYNEIQATDYEFELFEESDETQGLIHTKRIVPKYPLTAKLTAKMMRMWMRTALDEYGQQIPEILPLALRQRQGLIDRQSAINEIHFPTSEAHRKAAQKRLAFEEFFLLSLGMEMKKEHRTSEDGIAFQVGTETGENVPALLRDFVASLPYELTNAQKRVFAEIQDDMRKKNVMNRLIQGDVGSGKTVVAAMALLCAIENGYQGALMVPTEILAEQHYYNLSEMLQHLQKTNNGTTEDDGKINVVLLKSDLPRAEREEALEAITKGSADLIVGTQALIQEGVDFHKLGLVIIDEQHRFGVMQRATLRNKAQAGNGDLKQQVTPPPAPDVLVMTATPIPRTLALTLYGDLNVSVIDEMPPGRQRIKTYWIKERDREKLYGNLRKEIQRGRQAYIVYPLVEESEKLEELKAATEMATHLQNEVFPTLRVGLLHGQMKSVEKQGVMANFNERNIDILVSTTVIEVGIDVPNATLMVIENAERFGLSQLHQLRGRVGRGAHQSACYLVAIPKGDDSYQRIQAMIRTNNGFKIAEADLNIRGPGEFFGTRQSGVPNFKIANIIHDATLLETAKKEAELLIKADPALVAPVHQLLKRMLQKHWRGNLEIASVG
- a CDS encoding type II toxin-antitoxin system RelE/ParE family toxin → MYTLEFRARARSNLRRLDVTIRTRILNKLERLCENCDTHRHEALRDPHRGKFRLRIADAYRVIYTFNRHTREIIVHEVGHRSSVY